The Girardinichthys multiradiatus isolate DD_20200921_A chromosome Y, DD_fGirMul_XY1, whole genome shotgun sequence genome has a window encoding:
- the LOC124864959 gene encoding casein kinase I-like: MELRVGNRYRLGRKIGSGSFGDIYLGTDISVGEEVAIKLECVKTKHPQLHIESKIYKMMQGGVGIPTIKWCGAEGDYNVMVMELLGPSLEDLFNFCSRKFSLKTVLLLADQMISRIEYIHSKNFIHRDVKPDNFLMGLGKKGNLVYIIDFGLAKKYRDARTHQHISYRENKNLTGTARYASINTHLGIEQSRRDDLESLGYVLMYFNLGSLPWQGLKAATKRQKYERISEKKMSTPIEVLCKGYPSEFATYLNFCRSLRFDDKPDYSYLRQLFRNLFHRQGFSYDYVFDWNMLKFGANRAVEDAERERREQEERLRHSRNPGARGMASASGRARAAQDTAAPSPLNPALHTGMEKERKVSMRLHRGAPVNISSSDLTGRQDTSRMSTSQALSRVTPSGLQSAAPR; this comes from the exons ATGGAGTTGAGAGTCGGAAACCGATACAGACTGGGCAGAAAAATTGGAAGCGGGTCGTTTGGAGACATATACTTGG GTACTGATATCTCAGTGGGAGAAGAGGTGGCCATCAAACTGGAATGTGTGAAGACCAAACACCCCCAGCTCCACATCGAAAGCAAAATCTACAAGATGATGCAGGGCGGAG tgGGGATTCCAACTATAAAGTGGTGCGGGGCTGAGGGGGACTACAATGTGATGGTGATGGAGTTGCTGGGGCCCAGTCTGGAGGACCTGTTCAATTTCTGCTCTCGGAAGTTCAGCCTGAAGACAGTCCTCCTGCTTGCTGATCAGATG ATCAGCCGGATTGAATACATCCACTCGAAGAACTTCATCCACCGAGACGTGAAGCCAGACAACTTTCTGATGGGGCTGGGCAAAAAGGGCAACCTGGTCTATATCATTGACTTTGGACTGGCCAAAAAATACCGGGATGCTCGCACACACCAGCACATCTCCTATCGTGAAAATAAGAACCTGACTGGCACTGCCCGCTATGCCTCCATAAACACACATCTTGGCATTG AGCAATCCAGACGGGATGATCTGGAGTCACTGGGATATGTCCTCATGTACTTCAACCTGGGTTCTCTTCCCTGGCAAGGCCTTAAAGCTGCCACCAAGAGGCAGAAGTACGAACGCATCAGTGAGAAGAAGATGTCCACCCCTATTGAAGTCCTCTGCAAAGGCTACCCCT CGGAGTTTGCGACATACCTGAACTTCTGCCGCTCTCTGCGATTTGATGATAAACCCGACTACTCGTACCTCCGTCAGCTCTTCAGGAACCTCTTCCACAGACAGGGCTTCTCCTATGACTATGTGTTTGATTGGAACATGCTCAAATTT GGTGCCAACAGGGCTGTGGAGGATGCAGAGAGAGAGCGTCGGGAGCAGGAGGAGAGACTGAGGCATAGCAGAAACCCTGGGGCCAGAGGCATGGCTTCTGCTTCGGGCAGAGCTAGGGCAGCTCAGGACACTGCAGCCCCCTCCCCACTCAACCCTGCTTTACACACAG gtATGGAGAAGGAGAGGAAGGTGAGCATGCGTCTTCATCGTGGAGCACCTGTCAACATCTCCTCCTCAGATCTGACAGGACGTCAGGACACGTCTCGCATGTCCACCTCCCAG GCTCTGTCCCGGGTTACACCAAGCGGTCTCCAGTCTGCAGCTCCTCGGTGA